In Limisalsivibrio acetivorans, one genomic interval encodes:
- the nifX gene encoding nitrogen fixation protein NifX — MKVAFCTNNKTHVDEHFGRSESIAIYDVSPDGHSFDEMRPMTAVDSSREDHSLDTEAKAEKLSDCAMIYMEQIGGPAAAVVVRKGIHPVKVEPGTAIDNILNNIVEVLGDNPPPWLKKAMMKG, encoded by the coding sequence ATGAAAGTAGCGTTCTGTACAAACAACAAAACCCACGTGGATGAGCATTTCGGACGCTCAGAGAGTATCGCCATATATGATGTTTCACCCGATGGGCACTCCTTCGATGAGATGCGCCCCATGACCGCAGTGGATTCCTCAAGGGAGGATCACAGCCTTGATACGGAGGCGAAGGCGGAGAAGCTGAGCGATTGCGCAATGATATACATGGAGCAGATAGGGGGACCCGCCGCAGCTGTGGTAGTGCGCAAGGGGATCCATCCCGTTAAGGTGGAGCCGGGAACCGCCATCGATAATATACTTAACAATATCGTCGAGGTACTGGGAGATAACCCTCCCCCATGGCTTAAAAAAGCTATGATGAAGGGGTGA
- the nifN gene encoding nitrogenase iron-molybdenum cofactor biosynthesis protein NifN: MKNMSKTKPGLINPLKKSRILGSTLVFLGIDRSMPMHHGSQGCTAFAKNLFTQHFREIVPMQTTALTDIATIIGEDTNLFEGIINVAEKHSPSMIGLMTTGITETRGDDLKGSIKMFRNKHPKWNELPIVPVRCPDFEGDAEAGYADAAADVIETVTQIGSSIKPSKVNLFPGMSLTAGDIDEITEMLEDFGLAVTVFPDLSRSVAGATGHFYSVPEGGTSLEEIRKLSESTVTIAVGEEMRRPAEKLKELYGVDYKLFPSLVGIRNTDTFLLYLKELTDADVPEKYSLRRARLQDAMLDAHFYCGGRYFSAGLEASALYCYVDFLTKEMGMKCECAVSPAQSSVMESLDAEELLVGDLEDLQVNCSKSDIVIGNSALTHFCGEKGIAHYKAGFPVKDQLGHHLRSTAGYRGTMSLVFSIGNIMLEREENKMFAKKEAVI, translated from the coding sequence ATGAAGAATATGAGCAAGACCAAGCCCGGCCTTATAAATCCGCTCAAAAAGAGCCGCATACTTGGCTCCACGCTGGTTTTCCTCGGGATAGACCGTTCCATGCCCATGCATCACGGCTCACAGGGGTGTACAGCCTTTGCAAAAAACCTTTTCACCCAGCATTTCCGTGAGATTGTTCCGATGCAGACCACTGCGCTAACGGACATTGCAACGATCATAGGCGAAGACACAAACCTCTTTGAGGGGATTATAAACGTGGCCGAGAAGCACAGCCCCTCCATGATTGGCCTTATGACTACCGGGATAACAGAGACACGTGGGGATGACCTCAAAGGCTCCATCAAAATGTTCCGTAATAAGCACCCCAAATGGAACGAACTTCCCATAGTTCCGGTTCGCTGCCCCGATTTTGAAGGTGATGCGGAGGCGGGCTACGCCGATGCCGCAGCCGATGTTATTGAGACTGTTACACAGATCGGCTCTTCCATAAAGCCTTCGAAGGTAAATCTTTTTCCCGGCATGAGCCTTACCGCCGGAGATATTGACGAGATAACCGAGATGCTTGAGGACTTCGGGCTTGCGGTTACAGTCTTCCCCGATCTGTCAAGATCCGTTGCTGGGGCCACAGGACATTTCTATTCCGTCCCCGAAGGGGGAACCAGCCTTGAGGAGATAAGGAAGCTCTCCGAATCCACAGTTACCATCGCTGTGGGGGAGGAGATGAGGCGCCCCGCAGAGAAGCTGAAGGAGCTTTACGGAGTAGATTACAAGCTGTTCCCCAGCCTTGTCGGTATAAGGAATACTGATACCTTTCTCCTTTATCTGAAGGAGCTCACCGATGCAGATGTACCGGAGAAATATTCACTACGCAGGGCGAGGCTTCAGGATGCGATGCTCGATGCCCATTTCTACTGCGGGGGGAGATACTTCTCAGCAGGATTAGAAGCTTCGGCGCTTTATTGCTATGTGGACTTCCTTACAAAGGAGATGGGAATGAAATGTGAGTGTGCCGTTTCCCCAGCCCAATCCTCCGTAATGGAAAGTTTAGATGCCGAAGAGCTTTTAGTAGGCGATCTTGAGGATTTGCAGGTGAACTGCAGTAAGTCGGATATAGTTATAGGGAATTCCGCCCTTACGCATTTCTGTGGAGAAAAGGGTATCGCCCACTACAAGGCGGGCTTTCCAGTAAAGGATCAGCTAGGACATCATCTCCGCTCAACGGCGGGGTATAGAGGAACAATGAGCCTTGTTTTCAGCATAGGGAATATCATGCTGGAGCGGGAAGAGAATAAGATGTTTGCCAAAAAGGAGGCAGTAATATGA
- the nifE gene encoding nitrogenase iron-molybdenum cofactor biosynthesis protein NifE, with product MSADLERLLNEPTCSVNRNKSKKDKMKKCAKPVPGAAAGGCAFDGAQIVLVPIADAAHLVHGPATCAGLSWGNRGTLNRHGDFHRLGFSTDVSETDIIFGGEEKVTKMCERIAEDYNPSAIFVYLTCVTAMTGEDIDTWCDRVRRKTGIPVIPVNSPGFIGSKNLGNKLAGDALAKYVIGTKEPENPTPHDINIIGEYNIAGELWQVEPLFRELGINLAGRITGNARYEDIASAHRSRLSVVSCSRALLSLARRLEEDYGIPWLEGSFYGMGQTGRTLIQIAEMLGDADLIERTEQLIMRKEEEMSEKLRPYIEKLHGKKVMVYTGGVKSWSVIHQLEELGMEVIGTSTRKSTDGDIERIERAFEGTDKVLMPKGDGRKILALMEENGADLLLAGGRNMYTAMKARIPFVDVNQERIRAFAGYDGMLVLAECLVNTLESPVFDLARSEDPWKEGAK from the coding sequence ATGTCTGCTGATTTAGAGAGACTGTTAAACGAGCCGACCTGCTCGGTGAATCGGAATAAATCGAAGAAGGATAAAATGAAGAAGTGCGCCAAGCCTGTCCCCGGTGCAGCTGCGGGAGGATGCGCCTTTGACGGGGCACAGATCGTCCTTGTACCCATAGCGGATGCGGCCCATCTCGTGCACGGTCCCGCCACATGCGCCGGACTCAGCTGGGGTAACAGAGGAACCCTCAACAGGCACGGTGACTTCCACCGCCTAGGATTCTCCACAGATGTTTCGGAGACGGACATCATCTTCGGCGGCGAGGAGAAGGTTACAAAGATGTGTGAGCGCATAGCAGAGGACTACAATCCCTCCGCCATCTTCGTGTATCTCACCTGCGTAACCGCCATGACCGGTGAGGATATCGATACATGGTGCGACAGGGTGCGCAGAAAGACAGGGATTCCGGTTATCCCCGTTAATTCCCCCGGTTTCATCGGGAGTAAAAACCTCGGCAACAAGCTTGCGGGGGATGCTCTTGCAAAATATGTAATAGGTACAAAGGAGCCGGAGAATCCCACACCGCATGATATTAACATAATTGGTGAATACAACATTGCGGGGGAGCTTTGGCAGGTGGAGCCCCTGTTCAGAGAGCTCGGGATAAACCTTGCCGGAAGGATTACAGGAAACGCCAGATATGAGGATATAGCCTCGGCCCACAGGAGCAGGCTCTCCGTTGTTAGCTGCTCAAGGGCACTACTCTCACTCGCAAGAAGGCTGGAGGAGGACTACGGAATACCCTGGCTCGAGGGGAGCTTCTACGGCATGGGTCAGACAGGCAGAACTCTTATCCAGATAGCGGAGATGCTCGGTGATGCCGACCTTATAGAGCGTACCGAACAGCTCATCATGCGCAAGGAAGAGGAGATGAGTGAGAAGCTCAGACCATATATTGAGAAACTCCACGGCAAAAAGGTTATGGTATACACGGGCGGAGTAAAGAGCTGGTCGGTTATTCATCAGCTCGAGGAGCTGGGGATGGAGGTTATCGGAACCAGCACCAGAAAATCCACCGACGGGGATATTGAGCGTATCGAGAGAGCCTTTGAGGGAACCGATAAGGTTCTTATGCCCAAGGGTGACGGACGAAAGATACTGGCACTCATGGAAGAGAACGGAGCGGATCTCCTTCTTGCCGGCGGACGCAACATGTACACCGCCATGAAGGCGAGGATTCCCTTTGTTGATGTGAATCAGGAGCGGATCAGAGCCTTCGCAGGATACGACGGGATGCTTGTTTTGGCAGAGTGCCTTGTTAACACCCTCGAAAGCCCCGTGTTTGATCTTGCACGCAGTGAAGATCCCTGGAAGGAGGGTGCGAAATGA
- the nifT gene encoding putative nitrogen fixation protein NifT — translation MKVTFRKTDAGLSIYVAKKDLEAMVTKHDNEGAWGGTFEIENSLVLYVPPMDAEPDFPQTINAKVLSK, via the coding sequence ATGAAGGTTACATTCAGAAAGACCGATGCCGGCCTCAGTATATATGTTGCCAAGAAAGACCTTGAGGCTATGGTGACTAAACATGATAACGAAGGCGCATGGGGAGGCACCTTCGAGATCGAGAACAGCCTTGTTCTTTATGTACCACCTATGGATGCGGAACCCGACTTCCCGCAGACCATAAACGCTAAGGTTTTGAGTAAATAA
- the nifK gene encoding nitrogenase molybdenum-iron protein subunit beta, with translation MSEIKPGRVKDHIDLFVQKDYEEMFESKRQYESCATKEEVQKVLDWTKTEEYQEKNFERKHLVINPLKSCQPLGGLFAAIGFEDTMPYVHGSQGCAAYFRSHFTRHFKEPFPTVSDSMTEDAAVFGGHNNMNVGLENVYKLYKPSMIAICTSCMSEVIGDDLNNFIKGARKKEAIPEDLPVTYAHTPSFVGSHVVGYDNMMQGILSQMGEKKDTKTDRINVIMGFDTYIGNYREIKRIFELFGAECLLLSDPTENLDSPTDGNYQMLRGGTPLEDLKDAPNSKATLILQKHSATKTADYIEKNWEHPVKVVNPLGLKGSDELMMAISELTGKEIPYEIENERGRLVDAMGDSYNWVHDRTFGINGDPDMAYGLSRFVMEMGGEPKHVLVTNANKAYKKYIEKMLGEYPQGQETNVWPGKDMWHFRSLLFTDPVDYIIGNSFAKYLHRDTETPLIRIGFPLFDRHHLHRYSTIGYLGGLNLLNWIVNTILDEIDRKTMHTTSFDLIR, from the coding sequence ATGTCAGAGATTAAACCCGGAAGGGTAAAAGACCATATAGATCTTTTCGTACAGAAGGATTACGAGGAGATGTTCGAGAGCAAGCGTCAGTATGAAAGCTGCGCCACCAAGGAAGAGGTTCAGAAGGTACTCGACTGGACAAAGACCGAGGAGTATCAGGAGAAGAACTTCGAGCGTAAGCACCTTGTGATCAACCCGCTCAAGTCATGCCAGCCCCTCGGCGGACTCTTTGCCGCCATAGGTTTCGAGGACACCATGCCCTACGTGCACGGTTCTCAAGGGTGTGCGGCATACTTCCGTTCGCACTTCACCAGGCACTTCAAGGAGCCCTTTCCCACCGTTTCCGACTCCATGACAGAGGATGCGGCGGTATTCGGCGGACATAACAACATGAACGTGGGCCTTGAGAACGTTTACAAGCTCTACAAGCCCTCCATGATAGCTATATGTACATCCTGTATGTCTGAGGTTATCGGTGATGACCTCAACAACTTCATCAAAGGCGCAAGGAAGAAGGAAGCGATCCCCGAGGATCTCCCCGTAACCTATGCCCATACACCCTCCTTTGTCGGCTCCCATGTTGTGGGCTACGACAACATGATGCAGGGTATCCTCTCCCAGATGGGTGAGAAGAAGGACACGAAGACGGACAGGATCAACGTAATCATGGGATTTGATACCTATATAGGCAACTACCGTGAGATAAAGCGTATCTTCGAGCTCTTCGGTGCGGAGTGCCTCCTCCTGTCCGACCCCACAGAGAACCTTGATTCACCCACCGACGGCAACTATCAGATGCTCAGAGGGGGAACGCCCCTTGAGGATCTCAAGGATGCGCCCAACTCCAAGGCTACCCTTATCCTCCAGAAGCATTCTGCCACCAAAACTGCCGACTACATCGAGAAGAACTGGGAGCACCCCGTAAAGGTTGTGAACCCCCTCGGTCTTAAGGGGAGCGACGAGCTTATGATGGCTATCTCCGAGCTCACCGGCAAAGAGATCCCCTACGAGATAGAGAACGAAAGGGGACGCCTGGTGGATGCCATGGGTGACTCCTACAACTGGGTGCACGACAGAACCTTCGGAATCAACGGCGATCCGGACATGGCCTATGGCCTTTCCCGCTTTGTGATGGAGATGGGTGGTGAGCCTAAGCACGTCCTCGTGACCAATGCGAACAAGGCGTACAAAAAGTATATTGAGAAGATGCTGGGTGAGTATCCCCAGGGTCAGGAGACGAATGTATGGCCCGGAAAGGATATGTGGCACTTCCGCTCACTCCTTTTCACCGATCCCGTGGACTACATAATTGGCAACTCTTTTGCAAAGTATCTCCACAGGGATACGGAAACGCCCCTTATCCGAATCGGGTTTCCCCTGTTCGACAGGCACCACCTGCACAGGTACTCCACCATCGGATATTTGGGCGGACTAAACCTACTGAACTGGATTGTGAATACGATTCTTGATGAGATAGACCGCAAGACGATGCATACGACCAGTTTTGACCTTATAAGATAG
- the nifD gene encoding nitrogenase molybdenum-iron protein alpha chain, whose product MPKLIKEETKEYVSSVLAEYPDKTEKDRAKHIEVVDQSDEKCSVVSNRKSRPGVITMRGCAYAGAKGVVWGPVKDVINVSHGPVGCGQYSWSSRRNYYNGETGVDTYGTMQFTSDFQERDIVFGGDKKLKELILEAEELFPLNKGVSVMSECPIGLIGDDIEAVAREASSEINKPVVPVRCEGFRGVSQSLGHHIANDTIRDWVYEKDVVESVEIEDHPHNIALIGDYNIGGDAWASRKILEDMGLRVVAQNTGDASMSELKNVPKAKLVLLHCYRSMNYISRYIEEKWGVPWMEFNFFGPTQIKKSMRKVAAMFDEEIQQRTEKIIAEKYEPRFNEILEKYKPRLEGKSAMLFVGGLRPRHTMPAFRDLGVDIILTGYEFAHGDDYQRTLEYVDTTTIVVDDMSEFEMESFLEKYKPDLFGSGIKEKYQTQKSGIPFRQMHSWDYSGPYHGVDGFAVFARDMDMAINGYIWNQITPPWKSAVKEEV is encoded by the coding sequence ATGCCTAAACTGATAAAAGAAGAAACTAAGGAATACGTCTCCTCGGTTCTGGCGGAGTATCCGGATAAAACCGAGAAGGACAGGGCGAAGCATATAGAAGTTGTGGATCAGTCGGACGAGAAGTGTTCGGTTGTATCCAACAGGAAATCACGCCCCGGTGTTATCACCATGCGCGGATGCGCCTATGCCGGAGCAAAGGGTGTGGTTTGGGGGCCTGTGAAGGACGTTATAAACGTAAGCCACGGTCCCGTGGGATGCGGCCAGTACTCATGGTCCTCCAGACGAAACTACTACAACGGCGAAACCGGTGTTGATACCTACGGTACGATGCAGTTCACCTCCGACTTTCAGGAGAGGGACATTGTTTTTGGCGGCGACAAGAAGCTCAAGGAGCTCATCCTTGAGGCGGAGGAGCTCTTCCCCCTCAACAAGGGTGTTTCCGTAATGAGCGAGTGCCCCATCGGGCTCATCGGCGACGATATCGAAGCCGTAGCCAGAGAGGCTTCCAGCGAGATCAACAAACCCGTTGTTCCGGTACGCTGTGAGGGTTTCAGGGGTGTGAGCCAGTCCCTCGGTCACCACATCGCAAACGATACCATCCGTGACTGGGTTTACGAGAAGGACGTGGTCGAAAGCGTTGAAATAGAGGACCACCCCCACAACATCGCACTCATCGGCGACTACAACATCGGCGGCGATGCCTGGGCATCCAGAAAGATCCTTGAGGATATGGGGCTCCGTGTGGTTGCCCAGAACACGGGCGATGCATCCATGAGCGAGCTTAAGAACGTTCCCAAGGCGAAACTTGTGCTTCTCCACTGCTACCGCTCCATGAACTACATCTCCAGATATATTGAGGAGAAGTGGGGCGTTCCCTGGATGGAGTTCAACTTCTTCGGGCCGACTCAGATCAAGAAGAGCATGCGCAAGGTTGCGGCTATGTTCGATGAGGAGATCCAGCAGAGAACGGAGAAGATCATCGCAGAGAAGTACGAGCCCAGATTCAACGAGATTCTGGAGAAGTACAAGCCCCGTCTTGAGGGTAAATCCGCAATGCTCTTCGTGGGGGGCCTGAGACCCAGACACACCATGCCCGCCTTCCGTGACCTCGGTGTTGATATAATCCTCACCGGATACGAGTTTGCCCATGGGGACGACTACCAGAGAACCCTCGAATATGTTGATACAACGACGATTGTTGTGGACGACATGAGTGAATTCGAGATGGAGAGCTTCCTCGAGAAGTACAAGCCCGATCTCTTCGGTTCCGGTATCAAAGAGAAATACCAGACACAGAAGAGCGGTATCCCCTTCCGCCAGATGCACTCATGGGATTATTCCGGTCCCTACCACGGAGTGGACGGATTTGCGGTTTTCGCAAGGGATATGGATATGGCGATTAACGGCTACATCTGGAACCAGATAACTCCCCCGTGGAAGAGCGCCGTAAAGGAGGAAGTATAA
- the nifH gene encoding nitrogenase iron protein, with product MSIRQIAFYGKGGIGKSTTSQNTIAALGEMGKKVMIVGCDPKADSTRLILHAKAQATIMELAAEAGSVEDLELDDVLKEGYLGIKCVESGGPEPGVGCAGRGVITAINFLEEEGAYEEDLDFVSYDVLGDVVCGGFAMPIREGKAQEIYIVASGEMMAMYAANNISKGILKYANSGGVRLAGIICNERKTDREDELIAALSEKLSSQMIHFVPRDNIVQHAELRRMTVVEYDSKCNQADEYRTLANKIVENDKFAIPTPLSMDELEELLMEFGIITDDNEDLVGKSKSVS from the coding sequence ATGTCAATCAGACAGATCGCATTCTACGGAAAAGGCGGAATTGGTAAATCAACAACATCACAGAATACAATCGCTGCTCTTGGAGAGATGGGCAAAAAGGTAATGATAGTGGGTTGTGACCCCAAGGCGGATTCCACAAGGCTTATCCTTCACGCAAAAGCTCAGGCTACTATTATGGAGCTTGCGGCAGAGGCTGGCTCCGTTGAGGATCTCGAGCTTGACGATGTACTCAAGGAGGGCTACCTCGGAATCAAATGTGTTGAGTCCGGCGGTCCCGAGCCCGGCGTAGGTTGTGCAGGAAGGGGTGTTATTACCGCAATCAACTTTCTTGAGGAAGAGGGTGCCTATGAAGAGGATCTGGACTTCGTTTCCTATGATGTCCTCGGCGACGTTGTCTGCGGTGGTTTCGCAATGCCTATCCGTGAGGGTAAAGCGCAGGAGATCTACATCGTTGCCTCCGGTGAGATGATGGCGATGTATGCGGCCAACAACATCTCAAAGGGTATTCTCAAGTATGCAAACTCCGGCGGTGTTCGTCTTGCAGGTATCATCTGTAACGAAAGAAAGACCGACCGTGAGGACGAGCTCATCGCCGCACTCTCCGAGAAGCTCTCGAGCCAGATGATCCATTTCGTTCCCAGAGACAACATCGTTCAGCACGCAGAGTTGCGCAGAATGACCGTTGTTGAGTACGATTCGAAATGTAATCAGGCGGATGAGTACAGAACCCTTGCCAATAAGATCGTCGAGAACGACAAGTTCGCAATCCCCACACCTCTCAGCATGGACGAGCTTGAGGAGCTTCTTATGGAGTTCGGTATCATAACAGACGACAACGAAGATCTCGTGGGTAAATCCAAGTCAGTATCCTGA
- the draG gene encoding ADP-ribosyl-[dinitrogen reductase] hydrolase codes for MEADIFDRAEGAYLGFAVGDALGATVEFMTEREIKTTYGVHNRIIGGGWLKLRPGRVTDDTEMCIALGRSILSQGGFSVESAADEFVRWMRSKPVDIGSTVRRGIRDYMLKGQLISPESEFSAGNGACMRNLPMIFFCMEDWDRFSEYTLAQCHITHNNELSDLATLAFGDITRQLLLTGNKIRALDTASVFIREHPHFSFSRYKGECSGYIKDTFKTVMHHFFDGVSFEDILVRTVNQGGDADTNGALAGMLAGAMYGTSAIPRKWLRRLSSDVKTEIRMQTSALLRLGAKKGGSV; via the coding sequence ATGGAAGCTGATATATTTGACAGGGCGGAGGGAGCCTATCTCGGTTTCGCTGTGGGGGATGCCCTCGGTGCAACTGTGGAATTCATGACAGAGCGGGAGATAAAGACAACCTACGGTGTCCACAACAGGATCATCGGCGGCGGCTGGCTGAAACTCAGACCCGGCAGGGTTACGGACGATACGGAGATGTGCATCGCACTCGGAAGAAGTATCCTCTCCCAGGGGGGATTCAGTGTTGAGAGTGCGGCGGATGAGTTTGTCCGGTGGATGCGCTCGAAGCCTGTGGATATTGGTTCCACCGTCCGCAGGGGGATACGTGACTATATGCTGAAGGGGCAGCTAATTTCCCCCGAAAGCGAGTTCTCCGCAGGGAACGGTGCATGTATGCGAAACCTCCCCATGATCTTCTTTTGTATGGAGGACTGGGACAGGTTTTCGGAATATACCCTCGCCCAATGTCATATAACCCACAATAACGAACTCTCCGATCTTGCAACCCTTGCCTTCGGCGACATAACAAGACAGCTCCTGCTCACAGGAAACAAGATCAGGGCCCTCGATACAGCCTCCGTATTTATCAGGGAGCATCCCCACTTCTCCTTCTCCAGATATAAAGGTGAATGCAGCGGATATATAAAGGACACCTTCAAAACCGTTATGCATCATTTCTTCGACGGCGTATCCTTCGAGGATATCCTCGTACGCACAGTTAATCAGGGGGGTGATGCGGACACAAACGGTGCACTTGCCGGGATGCTCGCCGGAGCAATGTACGGCACAAGCGCAATACCCCGTAAATGGCTTCGCCGGCTTAGCAGTGATGTGAAAACAGAGATTCGCATGCAGACCTCCGCACTCCTCCGCCTTGGCGCGAAAAAGGGTGGCTCCGTTTGA
- a CDS encoding NAD(+)--dinitrogen-reductase ADP-D-ribosyltransferase → MDIKKPFYHHTNRINIPSWLFASRVYNTSAQEIHISGVNEYYGDIFRAISECGDISESCRIFESAMTELFNLDLRHRGKRVGSYLRLLKGWLFDSNNIEGAVLKGWVESRFGLVPFFHKEIIKDINCKEYYDYMVEKMNGRHNKNMMFHQLDLLYTYIQTMLGGYFGEYTPHVTLYRGVNNLEEHRIIERKSKREVCIEQNSLVSFTASREVAESFGDYILEVKVPYTKVFFFATAMPTVSFCGEDEFIILGGRYDTTIRYY, encoded by the coding sequence ATGGACATCAAAAAACCCTTCTACCACCACACAAACCGGATAAACATCCCCTCCTGGCTCTTTGCGAGCAGGGTATATAATACGAGTGCACAGGAAATACATATCAGCGGCGTAAACGAGTACTACGGCGATATATTTCGAGCCATAAGCGAATGCGGCGATATATCCGAGTCCTGTCGTATCTTCGAATCCGCCATGACCGAGCTTTTCAATCTCGACCTTCGTCACAGGGGGAAGCGGGTGGGGAGCTACCTCCGCCTGCTCAAGGGGTGGCTTTTCGATTCCAACAATATTGAGGGGGCTGTCCTCAAAGGATGGGTGGAGAGCCGCTTCGGGCTTGTCCCCTTCTTCCACAAGGAGATTATTAAGGATATTAACTGTAAGGAATACTACGACTATATGGTGGAGAAGATGAACGGCAGGCACAACAAAAATATGATGTTTCATCAACTGGATCTCCTCTATACATATATACAGACGATGCTTGGGGGCTACTTCGGAGAATACACCCCCCATGTGACCCTCTACCGGGGTGTCAACAACCTCGAGGAACACAGGATAATCGAGCGAAAAAGCAAGAGGGAGGTCTGCATTGAGCAGAACTCCCTCGTATCCTTCACAGCATCCAGAGAGGTGGCTGAGTCCTTCGGAGACTATATTCTGGAGGTGAAGGTTCCATATACAAAGGTGTTTTTCTTCGCCACCGCCATGCCCACAGTCAGCTTCTGCGGTGAGGATGAATTCATCATCCTCGGCGGCAGGTACGACACAACTATCAGATACTACTGA
- a CDS encoding nitrogen fixation protein NifZ, which translates to MIFKQNQKVRVKKLIRSDGTCAGCSRGSKVAEIGDSGFVREITEFMFKPVIVIHFMESGKILGFREQELEIVEDFNPDTGEWTKLDEPLSVPDDGCVEASCGGSCQ; encoded by the coding sequence ATGATATTTAAGCAGAATCAGAAGGTAAGGGTAAAGAAGCTCATAAGGAGTGATGGAACATGTGCAGGATGCTCCAGAGGGAGCAAGGTTGCCGAGATTGGCGATTCCGGATTTGTAAGGGAGATTACGGAGTTCATGTTCAAGCCCGTTATTGTCATACATTTCATGGAATCGGGAAAGATCCTCGGTTTTCGTGAGCAGGAGCTTGAGATTGTTGAGGACTTTAATCCCGATACGGGGGAGTGGACAAAGCTAGATGAGCCCCTCAGCGTGCCTGATGACGGCTGTGTTGAGGCATCCTGCGGGGGGAGCTGTCAGTAG
- the fdxB gene encoding ferredoxin III, nif-specific has protein sequence MEYLESYRKDGSKWTPKFIKDLDQESCIGCGRCFKACPQGALGIQEEEDEETDTLKVFMGIEREERCIGCRACAKACAKKCFTFEEVPATAAQA, from the coding sequence ATGGAATATCTTGAAAGTTATAGGAAAGACGGAAGCAAATGGACCCCCAAGTTTATAAAGGATCTTGATCAGGAGAGCTGTATAGGATGCGGAAGGTGCTTCAAAGCCTGTCCTCAGGGAGCTCTCGGCATACAGGAAGAGGAGGACGAGGAGACCGACACCCTCAAGGTTTTCATGGGTATCGAGCGTGAGGAGCGTTGTATAGGCTGCCGTGCCTGTGCGAAGGCTTGTGCGAAGAAATGCTTCACCTTTGAGGAAGTCCCTGCAACCGCCGCCCAGGCGTGA